From the Microplitis mediator isolate UGA2020A chromosome 6, iyMicMedi2.1, whole genome shotgun sequence genome, one window contains:
- the LOC130670536 gene encoding uncharacterized protein LOC130670536 produces MPTKHCSFARCTSDNRYPEENVFFIPFVKPHIDEVRCNKWIHASRRVDLTVEKINKYSYVCSKHFIGGKGPTLENPDPVSATISKVPKARKKRLSTSTIDSLCSPDQKSKRGKDANSDFFIPSQQNDTQDISVDDDLTPKFTEPLPSDKEHTNQYVAHAESQTCIEVESIFVKKLQNEIETLTKKLSASTLNYESCINDSKKFKFYTGLMPEDFDIVWNFLGPPTESSLRIWHSQSGTNNRITIKQFKVLSLKNQLFLTLVRLRCGFLLYDLSCRFSVSVSYISKITTTWIQLMYCKFKQLNRFPSAKDISKNLPQAFKKFKNIRVIIDCFEWNMEKPKNFSQQGNTYSSYKSHNTVKFLIGIIPTGGCCFLSEGFEGRITDRSITEKSGLFDYMEKDDLILADRGFNIEDLCNKYKCTVLMPPFLKSRKKFSKNEVRRAREIASARIHVERFIGRMKQFRIMQRIIPKTLLPIVSQIVFVIAI; encoded by the exons ATGCCAACAAAACATTGTAGTTTTGCGAGGTGTACGTCGGATAATCGTTATCCAGAGGAAAATGTGTTTTTTATACCATTTGTAAAACCTCATATTGACGAGGTTAGATGCAATAAATGGATACATGCGTCAAGGAGAGTGGATTTAacagtagaaaaaattaataaatattcatatgtGTGCTCAAAACATTTTATCGGTGGAAAAGGTCCAACTCTAGAAAATCCTGATCCTGTTTCTGCAACGATTAGCAaa gtACCAAAGGCACGAAAAAAACGACTTTCAACATCAACAATTGATTCTCTGTGCAGTCCAGaccaaaaatcaaaaagagGCAAAGATGCCAACTCAGATTTTTTCATTCCAAGTCAACAAAATGATACTCAAGATATTTCAGTAGACGACGATTTAACTCCTAAATTTACTGAACCACTACCAAGTGACAAAGAGCACACCAATCAATATGTAGCTCATGCAGAAAGTCAAACTTGTATAGAAGTTGAAagtatttttgtgaaaaaactacaaaatgaaattgaaacacttacgaaaaaattaagtgcATCTACCCTTAACTATGAATCATGTATAAATGACAGTAAGAAGTTTAAGTTTTATACAGGTCTCATGCCAGAAGACTTTGATATTGTGTGGAATTTCTTAGGACCGCCAACTGAATCATCACTGAGGATCTGGCACTCACAATCAGGAACTAATAACCGCATAACGATAAAGCAATTTAAAGTATTATcgttaaaaaatcaactttttttaacccttGTGAGATTAAGATGTGGTTTTTTATTGTACGATTTGAGTTGTCGGTTTAGTGTGAGTGTGagttatatttcaaaaataacaacaacatGGATCCAATTAAtgtattgtaaatttaaacaacTAAATCGTTTCCCATCAGCTAAAGACATCAGTAAAAATCTACCTCaagcgtttaaaaaatttaaaaatatacgagTAATTATTGATTGTTTTGAATGGAACATGGAGAAACCGAAAAATTTTAGTCAACAAGGAAATACATACTCCAGCTACAAATCTCATAATACAGTCAAGTTTTTGATTGGAATCATACCAACTGGAGGATGTTGCTTTCTTTCAGAAGGTTTTGAAGGACGCATAACTGACCGAAGTATCACCGAGAAAAGTGGTTTATTTGATTATATGGAAAAAGATGATTTAATATTAGCAGATCGTGGGTTTAACATTGAAGATTTATGTAATAAGTATAAATGCACTGTATTAATGCCACCGTTTTTAaaatctagaaaaaaattttcaaaaaatgaagtGAGGAGGGCAAGAGAAATAGCTTCGGCTCGAATACACGTAGAACGATTCATTGGTCGAATGAAACAATTTAGAATAATGCAAAGAATCATACCAAAAACTTTATTACCTATTGTATCCCAAATCGTTTTTGTTATTGCAAt atAA
- the LOC130669508 gene encoding uncharacterized protein LOC130669508 isoform X1, translating into MLNLHLYQLIVVRVLFGKRPGSKVIFHKGYKYARDSNSLMIFRCSKRRAGCNAYLHLIDPIDDIDECLQLDDDEDCAVEKEHNHPEEPYGGDWSDLLQIMKKRSRETNDGLREIFDDVCRPFPEITANYNFDSCSSILSRERQKHRQNIPSTLHELGTILCKEKIAAAHVSSDGQSAIIFTTKKLLEVLDQSNDIFMDGTFENSSRKPKVHQVYTILGKCRDMYIATAIVLMENRTTKIYNEVFEWLKNNTSSMKLNNKLIFMSDYEKATIKALKKSFPLAKVHGCFFHYSQAIVKRWTKLKLDIPDRILSMVLAIPLLPANKFYEAEEVIRNEILVYNLSARDPNIAIFMDYLHKTWIINANHVSVYDCPNLNNDGCESFNRHNKNKLGGKHPCIWTLVDGIQKALMDEEINYDRLLTNAKKPKRRTPKHVIDRRNYINTLRDEIDQEKSRFNVKTFLSMTPRSLRELQYTLKMIIGNNSDEIDWDDSVPTDVDDFVIESQNENINSINLLDEVESLIPERSCNPFLHKRLNKPQFKQLGKKSNTSIHTSDVTETIINSSVKASSLVSPYFARSVSTNPAEIITAPTQLHVHPCTITSGALDQINVISEKNEQSTYKVNGDKLIQNCSVSAIINPSVEIIASKSSNKSLQTTLKKPELEQLGKKSNKSIHTLDVNGTISNPSVKSSSLVSPYFSRSVSTNPVKIITVPTQPHVHPCTITSGALEKINVINEKNEQLKVEVDSNVNILRCSAPLTDKNPSSNASSLVAPHLNPLISTLPVTVPMQPLVLPHTINSNLFGQIISVSKNKQQLTEDENLKQILINNKWVIIKKNNDSSDLKYTPTKKKKNYINHLSNVFKRIKKKPMASDKWLKDIKKKKGKAKKRIKKS; encoded by the exons ATGTTGAATCTTCATTTATATCAGCTTATTGTTGTACGGGTTTTATTCG GTAAACGACCTGGATCCAAAGTAATATTTCACAAAGGTTACAAGTATGCCCGCGATTCAAACTCCCTCATGATTTTTCGGTGCTCAAAAAGAAGAGCTGGTTGTAATGCATACCTGCATTTGATTGATCCAATTGACGATATTGATGAGTGTCTGCAACtagatgatgatgaagattGTGCTGTGGAAAAAGAACATAATCATCCCGAAGAACCTTATGGTGGGGATTGGAGTGATCTGTTACAGATAATGAAAAAGCGCAGCAGAGAAACGAATGACGGTCTCAGAGAAATATTCGACGACGTGTGTCGCCc gTTCCCAGAAATTACTGCGAACTATAACTTCGACTCTTGCTCCAGTATATTATCGAGAGAAAGACAAAAACATCGACAAAATATTCCCTCTACTCTCCATGAACTAGGTACAATATtgtgtaaagaaaaaattgcaGCTGCTCACGTATCTTCAGATGGTCAATCTGCCATAATTTTCACAAccaaaaagttattggagGTTCTAGACCAatcaaatgatatttttatggaTGGAACATTTGAA AATTCATCCCGCAAGCCTAAAGTACATCAAGTATATACCATCCTAGGAAAATGCAGAGatatg taCATTGCTACTGCAATCGTTCTGATGGAAAACAGAaccacaaaaatatataacgaaGTTTTTGAGTGGTTAAAAAACAACACTTCATCTAtgaagttaaataataaactaatattTATGAGTGATTATGAAAAAGCAACCAtaaaagctttaaaaaaaagttttccgTTGGCTAAAGTTCATGGTTGCTTTTTTCATTATTCCCAA gcTATTGTAAAACGATGGACCAAACTCAAACTAGATATTCCGGACAGAATATTATCTATGGTATTAGCGATACCATTGTTACCAGCTAACAAATTCTATGAAGCTGAAGAAGTCATTcgaaatgaaattttagtaTATAATTTATCTGCAAGGGACCCAAACATTGCCATATTTATGGATTACTTACACAAAACCTGGATAATTAATGCAAATCACGTTAGTGTGTATGATTGTCCTAATTTAAACAACGATGGATGTGAAAGTTTTAATCGTCacaacaaaaacaaattaGGCGGTAAACATCCGTGTATTTGGACCCTCGTcg ATGGCATCCAGAAAGCACTGATGGATGAAGAGattaattatgatagattactTACAAATGCTAAAAAACCTAAGAGACGAACACCAAAGCATGTTATTGATCGTCGTAATTATATCAATACTCTGAGAGATGAAATTGATCAGGAGAAAAGTCGATTCAatgtaaaaacttttttatccaTGACTCCTAGATCATTACGCGAACTTCAATAcacattaaaaatgattattggAAACAACAGTGATGAGATTGATTGGGATGATTCGGTTCCTACAGACGTAGATGATTTTGTTATTGAATCACAAAATGAAAACATCAATAGTATTAATTTACTTGATGAAGTAGAAAGCCTCATACCCGAAAGATCATGTAATCCGTTTTTGCACAAAAGATTAAATAAACCACAATTTAAACAGttgggaaaaaaaagtaatacgTCAATTCATACTTCAGATGTCACCGAAACTATCATCAATTCATCTGTAAAAGCCAGCTCACTAGTCAGTCCATATTTTGCTCGTTCAGTTTCCACAAATCCTGCTGAAATTATTACCGCACCAACGCAACTTCATGTTCATCCGTGTACTATAACTTCTGGCGCATTAGATCAAATTAATGttataagtgaaaaaaatgaacaatcaACATATAAAGTTAATggtgataaattaattcaaaattgcTCGGTTTCTGCAATCATTAATCCGTCCGTAGAAATAATAGCATCAAAGTCTTCTAATAAGTCTCTGCAAACTACGTTGAAAAAACCAGAACTTGAACAGttgggaaaaaaaagtaataagtCAATTCATACTTTAGATGTCAACGGAACTATCAGCAATCCGTCAGTAAAATCAAGCTCACTAGTTAGTCCATATTTTTCTCGTTCAGTTTCCACAAATcctgttaaaattattaccgtACCAACGCAACCTCATGTTCATCCTTGTACTATAACTTCTGGCGCATTAGAGAAAATTAATgtcattaatgaaaaaaatgaacaattaAAAGTTGAAGTGGACagtaatgtaaatattttacgttGTTCAGCTCCATTAACAGATAAAAATCCATCTTCAAATGCAAGCTCACTAGTCGCTCCGCACTTAAATCCATTAATTTCCACATTACCAGTTACCGTTCCAATGCAACCTCTAGTACTTCCACATACAATAAATTCAAACTTATTTGGACAAATTATAagtgtaagtaaaaataaacaacaatTAACTGAAGACgagaatttaaaacaaatattgattaataataagtgggtcataattaaaaaaaataacgattcgTCTGACTTAAAGTACACgccaactaaaaaaaaaaaaaactacattaaCCACTTATCAAATGTatttaagagaataaaaaagaaaccTATGGCAAGTGATAAATGGCTGAAAGacattaaaaagaaaaagggTAAAGCtaaaaagagaataaaaaaatcttaa
- the LOC130669508 gene encoding uncharacterized protein LOC130669508 isoform X2 — MIFRCSKRRAGCNAYLHLIDPIDDIDECLQLDDDEDCAVEKEHNHPEEPYGGDWSDLLQIMKKRSRETNDGLREIFDDVCRPFPEITANYNFDSCSSILSRERQKHRQNIPSTLHELGTILCKEKIAAAHVSSDGQSAIIFTTKKLLEVLDQSNDIFMDGTFENSSRKPKVHQVYTILGKCRDMYIATAIVLMENRTTKIYNEVFEWLKNNTSSMKLNNKLIFMSDYEKATIKALKKSFPLAKVHGCFFHYSQAIVKRWTKLKLDIPDRILSMVLAIPLLPANKFYEAEEVIRNEILVYNLSARDPNIAIFMDYLHKTWIINANHVSVYDCPNLNNDGCESFNRHNKNKLGGKHPCIWTLVDGIQKALMDEEINYDRLLTNAKKPKRRTPKHVIDRRNYINTLRDEIDQEKSRFNVKTFLSMTPRSLRELQYTLKMIIGNNSDEIDWDDSVPTDVDDFVIESQNENINSINLLDEVESLIPERSCNPFLHKRLNKPQFKQLGKKSNTSIHTSDVTETIINSSVKASSLVSPYFARSVSTNPAEIITAPTQLHVHPCTITSGALDQINVISEKNEQSTYKVNGDKLIQNCSVSAIINPSVEIIASKSSNKSLQTTLKKPELEQLGKKSNKSIHTLDVNGTISNPSVKSSSLVSPYFSRSVSTNPVKIITVPTQPHVHPCTITSGALEKINVINEKNEQLKVEVDSNVNILRCSAPLTDKNPSSNASSLVAPHLNPLISTLPVTVPMQPLVLPHTINSNLFGQIISVSKNKQQLTEDENLKQILINNKWVIIKKNNDSSDLKYTPTKKKKNYINHLSNVFKRIKKKPMASDKWLKDIKKKKGKAKKRIKKS, encoded by the exons ATGATTTTTCGGTGCTCAAAAAGAAGAGCTGGTTGTAATGCATACCTGCATTTGATTGATCCAATTGACGATATTGATGAGTGTCTGCAACtagatgatgatgaagattGTGCTGTGGAAAAAGAACATAATCATCCCGAAGAACCTTATGGTGGGGATTGGAGTGATCTGTTACAGATAATGAAAAAGCGCAGCAGAGAAACGAATGACGGTCTCAGAGAAATATTCGACGACGTGTGTCGCCc gTTCCCAGAAATTACTGCGAACTATAACTTCGACTCTTGCTCCAGTATATTATCGAGAGAAAGACAAAAACATCGACAAAATATTCCCTCTACTCTCCATGAACTAGGTACAATATtgtgtaaagaaaaaattgcaGCTGCTCACGTATCTTCAGATGGTCAATCTGCCATAATTTTCACAAccaaaaagttattggagGTTCTAGACCAatcaaatgatatttttatggaTGGAACATTTGAA AATTCATCCCGCAAGCCTAAAGTACATCAAGTATATACCATCCTAGGAAAATGCAGAGatatg taCATTGCTACTGCAATCGTTCTGATGGAAAACAGAaccacaaaaatatataacgaaGTTTTTGAGTGGTTAAAAAACAACACTTCATCTAtgaagttaaataataaactaatattTATGAGTGATTATGAAAAAGCAACCAtaaaagctttaaaaaaaagttttccgTTGGCTAAAGTTCATGGTTGCTTTTTTCATTATTCCCAA gcTATTGTAAAACGATGGACCAAACTCAAACTAGATATTCCGGACAGAATATTATCTATGGTATTAGCGATACCATTGTTACCAGCTAACAAATTCTATGAAGCTGAAGAAGTCATTcgaaatgaaattttagtaTATAATTTATCTGCAAGGGACCCAAACATTGCCATATTTATGGATTACTTACACAAAACCTGGATAATTAATGCAAATCACGTTAGTGTGTATGATTGTCCTAATTTAAACAACGATGGATGTGAAAGTTTTAATCGTCacaacaaaaacaaattaGGCGGTAAACATCCGTGTATTTGGACCCTCGTcg ATGGCATCCAGAAAGCACTGATGGATGAAGAGattaattatgatagattactTACAAATGCTAAAAAACCTAAGAGACGAACACCAAAGCATGTTATTGATCGTCGTAATTATATCAATACTCTGAGAGATGAAATTGATCAGGAGAAAAGTCGATTCAatgtaaaaacttttttatccaTGACTCCTAGATCATTACGCGAACTTCAATAcacattaaaaatgattattggAAACAACAGTGATGAGATTGATTGGGATGATTCGGTTCCTACAGACGTAGATGATTTTGTTATTGAATCACAAAATGAAAACATCAATAGTATTAATTTACTTGATGAAGTAGAAAGCCTCATACCCGAAAGATCATGTAATCCGTTTTTGCACAAAAGATTAAATAAACCACAATTTAAACAGttgggaaaaaaaagtaatacgTCAATTCATACTTCAGATGTCACCGAAACTATCATCAATTCATCTGTAAAAGCCAGCTCACTAGTCAGTCCATATTTTGCTCGTTCAGTTTCCACAAATCCTGCTGAAATTATTACCGCACCAACGCAACTTCATGTTCATCCGTGTACTATAACTTCTGGCGCATTAGATCAAATTAATGttataagtgaaaaaaatgaacaatcaACATATAAAGTTAATggtgataaattaattcaaaattgcTCGGTTTCTGCAATCATTAATCCGTCCGTAGAAATAATAGCATCAAAGTCTTCTAATAAGTCTCTGCAAACTACGTTGAAAAAACCAGAACTTGAACAGttgggaaaaaaaagtaataagtCAATTCATACTTTAGATGTCAACGGAACTATCAGCAATCCGTCAGTAAAATCAAGCTCACTAGTTAGTCCATATTTTTCTCGTTCAGTTTCCACAAATcctgttaaaattattaccgtACCAACGCAACCTCATGTTCATCCTTGTACTATAACTTCTGGCGCATTAGAGAAAATTAATgtcattaatgaaaaaaatgaacaattaAAAGTTGAAGTGGACagtaatgtaaatattttacgttGTTCAGCTCCATTAACAGATAAAAATCCATCTTCAAATGCAAGCTCACTAGTCGCTCCGCACTTAAATCCATTAATTTCCACATTACCAGTTACCGTTCCAATGCAACCTCTAGTACTTCCACATACAATAAATTCAAACTTATTTGGACAAATTATAagtgtaagtaaaaataaacaacaatTAACTGAAGACgagaatttaaaacaaatattgattaataataagtgggtcataattaaaaaaaataacgattcgTCTGACTTAAAGTACACgccaactaaaaaaaaaaaaaactacattaaCCACTTATCAAATGTatttaagagaataaaaaagaaaccTATGGCAAGTGATAAATGGCTGAAAGacattaaaaagaaaaagggTAAAGCtaaaaagagaataaaaaaatcttaa